In the genome of Cucurbita pepo subsp. pepo cultivar mu-cu-16 unplaced genomic scaffold, ASM280686v2 Cp4.1_scaffold000248, whole genome shotgun sequence, the window TtgaaagtatttctttcttgactgatgagtaatttttttgagtAGAATTCCATATTCCCGAATGGAAATGgacaatggattctttcttgtcaagaGACTGTTTTAGGATTTCTCCATATCCAATATCGGATGCGTTGGTCTCCACTATTAAACTAGCCCTTAGGTTTATGAGCGATAAACACGGAATTGACTTGACAAgggatttaattttttggacTGTTTTGGTGTGTTCTTCAGTCTAgggctttggattcttttcGAGCCTTTCAAAAGTGGCTTGGAAATGGGTCtgatattttgaaggaaacAAGACACATAATTAAGACATCCCAAAAATCATTGTAGTTGGGTTTTATCCGTAATTTGGTCCGAAAAGTTTGAGGCAAACTCAATGGATCTTTGAATGGGTTTAATGAGacccaaatgaatttcaaatccaagaaaacggatctttgtttgaaaaagtttaatttttggtttagacACAACTAAACCGCTTCTTTTGACTgtcgtaaaaaatgtttgaagatgcttgaagtgttgatcgatgttttgagaaaaaataagaacatcgtcaacataaacaattgaaaaggattgaaaatatcattcataatcttttgaaattcggATGGAGCGTTTGTTAGCCCAAATGGCATAACGTTCCATTCGTATTGTCCGAAAGGGACATTGAAAGCCGTTTTGTACttgtctttttctgaaatctggatttgccaaaatcctgatttcatatcaaattttgaaaatacttttgcatttgaaattctttgcattaaatctgatttatttggaattggatatctaatccattccaaaaccttatttaagggTTTGTAGTTTATTACCAGTTGTGAGACTCCACGTTCCTTCTCTGCCTGGTTGTTGACGTAAAAAGCCGCACATGACCAGGGGCTCTTTGACGGCCTAATAAGACCCTTCTGCAAAAGATCATTGATTTCTGCTCTGCAGAATGTTAGTAATTCcttattcatttgaataggTCGGGCCttcgtaggaatatttttctcctcgaaGTTTTTGACATAAGGAAGATTAACTATGTGTTGCTTCCTATTCTAAAAGGCATTAGGGATAGTTGAACAAATCTCCCtttctatttgagtttgtaaagttttgattttagactGGACGGTCTTACTTTGAATctgttcttctattcttttgaatgaaatttcttccttcaaaaaagaaatttgtttttctttataatttaatacatttattgattgaataattgtattctttcaCTACTCCATAGAGgagaaaggaaattaaattttatcttctttcctaGGGCTTTTGACTCTAACCACTTTTCAGTTATTTTAAAAGGGTATAATTGAGTAATTAAAGGAGTACCTAGGATTAGTTCTTGTCCTAAGTCCTTTACTAAAAGGAAGGAATTTACGAAGCAAATTCCGTCATTACAAACATGGACTTtagataatttgtaattaattttgagtctatTGTTATTTGCACCTCTAAGGCCCTcagtagttttttcaaaatactttgtaggtattaggccttcttgaatgcaattttgatcGGCTCCAGTATCTATGAGAGCCTTtagtgtgattttgaaatcataaatttttaaggtaacgAGAGCGTACCATTTTTGATATTGAGAAGTGGTGATGGCGACAACGAAGGAACTTTGAAAGTCATCCTCGTCCAGGTTTGGTTGCGCCGTTTCCTTTCGTTCGGGCAGCCGTTCCTGAAGATTGAGAACTTCTTGGCGAAGCATATAGGATTCTGACCTGGTTTCAGATCTTAATGCCTGTacttcttgtttgagattattaatctctctttgtaGGTCTTGAGTAGTGAGTTCTCTCGgtttttcaaacctttggaGAACTGATTGAAGTCTGtagggatttctttcttccctttcaggtGGCCTAGAGATTGTCATGGCATCTCTGAGTCGTTGAGCGATTTTCTGTTGAATTTCTGGATCTTGAACTTTTCTACTACTTCGAGTAGAATTTCTTGATCCTTTGTAAGGACATTTATGCATCCTTCGCACGTCCTCTTTCCTTCTTGTCCTGATTCATATTCTGTGCTAGAATATGAATCGGATTCTTCTTGGAGTTCGAGGATTTCTCCCTCGCTTGATTGTTCTGAGTCGGTTAGAGCCAGTCGTAGTAGCTGATTTTTCAGCTCTTGATCTATATCCAACTCATTGATCTTTCCTCTTATCGGACACTCGTTAGCATAGTGTCCTTCTTCtcgacatttgaagcaagtttgctttttctttcctctatgGGTTTTTGTAGGAGtatactttcttcttgaatatgTTGGCTTTTGAGATTGTACTGGTTTGTTTCGATACTTTTCTCTGGGCCTGTACGAATTATAAGGCTTTGGATGCGTCTTAACCTTCTTCCTTCTGGAGGTTGAGGGGGCCTCTATCCCCTTGCATCCATATTGATCGCAAAATCTTCCAAgctcttttctatttgatatcgaagaattgagcttgttttgaatctttgactcATTGCAAAGTCTGAGTCCTTCTTCTATGATGAAGGATGCTATTGACCCGTATGACAAAGTCTGCCATGGAATTGTTCCATTATACTTTGTCTTAAGACCGTCTTTGATCCTTCTTGAGAAGTGTTTTGGTAGTCCATTgacaaaattctctttccaGAATTCCAACGAACTGTCTGTTCTAATAAGAACTTTGCTGAAATACATGTCTTTGTACCACCTGAAATCTCCTAAGGTGGGGCACTTCAGGTTCATGAGTATTTCGGCGGATCTTTCCTGGTATTTCAAGGGGTCGCCAACGAAGAATTCTATAAGGGTATAAATGAGGGTGTTGACAGCATCCTCTACCCTTTCATGTTGTACTTCGGTCCTTGTTGATGGACCTTCCtctttgatgatttgagtAGTTGGCCTAATGACATAGTGGCTTAATATCTGTTGGCGAGTTGCTTCATCGAGATATTTGTCCCACCAGTCCTTGAGTTGCCCGGTAAATCCGGTCACTAAAACTTGAGCTATTTGATGGTCGGATTTATGGCCCTGTAATTTATACGCGCCTGCGgccatcatcatttcattgacaaTATTCATTATCAGATAGTCGGACAATCCATCGATATTCtattcatagattgctagacCATCGTAATGAGCTTGAGTTTGTAGAGTCTTTTCTTCGAATTGAATATCCGGAAAAGACGGTTGAGGATACCAGTTTTTCTGATTACTAGTATTATTTTGACTTCTCCTGGAGATTCTTTCAATTCGATTGTAGAGAGGCTCTTCTACCTCATCTAAAATCTCGTCTTCGAATTCTTGAATTTCGTCGTCATTGTTAACGACATTGACAGATGAATCCTGATGTGTTATCCCAGGATTTAGGATTCTATccaacttttcttctattttggccATCGCggcctcttcttttgaaatcctcTTTGTAAATACGTCGAGGTTTGCCGGTCTGAGTATTGGGATTGACTCATCGACTTTCGTTACAGAGCTGCCTGCTTGTTCTTGCAGAGTACCataattttttgagatttttccctCGATACTCTCAAGCTGGGTGGAGATCGTGGATAAAAtcttgtttgaataattattttgatgctgGATATTCTTGATATCCTTTAGGGTCGGATTACCCTTTTCTAGTCCTCCTGGGATAGTTTTGAAAGGACTAGCTTCGACCTTTTCTCCGTAATAATTGTCAAATTCGATTTTTTCCAACGGAGGATGTTTTGAATATACTTCGCTTCTTCTGGTAGTCTTCCAGCTTCTTTGAGTCGAAGTGCATAtttgcaaaatattttcttcaaaccatTCGAAGAATGATATGTTTTCTGCTATGATTTCCATATGAGAATACCATTGAGCTCTTAATTCACTTTGCTCAGCTTCTTTGTAGGTTTGGAAGAAAGCTCTTCTCTTTGAAGAGTTGGCAGTTGACATAAAATCTGCCTTCAATAATTCTTTGTCTATCTGAAAATCAGCCGTAATGACATTTAGTTGACTTTCGTAGACGGATTGAGTATCCATATCCATATGGGTTGGAGATCTTGAGCCATCTTCATAGCGGATTGATGCCCTTTTTTGATCATAACTGACATCTTTTACCTTTAAGGGGTCATACATTGATCTTGAAACTCCCGACGTACTTGGTCTAGAAGTCAagaattcttttacttttgattctAACGAGGGTTCTTtgctgaattttatttcaacgctTCCATGGTCATGTTCGATGATTTGTAATGGGTtttgagatttctttttcctcggAAGATTACCATCTTCTACTTTCGAGAGAGTATTTCTGGTTATTTGATCCCAAGAAAGAGTTTTTGTTACAATCACCGAGCACTTTCCAATATTTGCCTCTATGAGCATGGTTGATCCTTTTGGCGAGGATCTTAATGCTCTTGgagaaatatttgtattcaCGAGTTTGTAATAAACCCTGAATATGACGATTGAAGAATGAGTTTTAGCCTtaatgttcaaaattttttattgtaagtCCAGCATGAGGGTTGATAATATGTGCGGGTCGTGGAGCGACaaagtaaaatttggataacaATTGAAATAGACTGGTTCATTCTCTAGATTGGATTGAACTGTTCCCAATAATGAATTTGAGAAATCTTTgagtaaaattgaaggttgaGATTTGGTATATAGTTTTACGATCTACCTTTGGAATAAtccaattttggagttgatcTTCGATCGTGGCAATCTGATATTCTTGATTGACAGTAtttgagattgtgagattttctccccttctatgaacatttgaaatggtttgattttcGGAGCTTTCTCAGAAATTTGTTCATAAGGAGATAGATgagtaaattattttttctctcaattcttCAATTGATATTCAAGAGAGAGCTAATTGATGCTCTCCTTACATTGATGAAGTCGTTTTATAGACTTCGGATTTGAACgtgaatttgaaaaacacCAACTAAGAGATAAGATCGAATCTATCAGGACAAAACCCTGCAAGATCTGCTTTcctaaaataagaaaaggcATAAagcaaactaataatttaaaagactaATAATTTACAAACACTGATAATTCACATGTAAGCCTTCACTGTGTGGCTGACAAGTTGTCAATCTTTGTTTTGTCTCTGATAAAGGTGTCAGGTTGTAGATAAGATTTTCTTCAGAATTTTTCATATGACTAAGCACCAAAGCTTGCCAACGGACTTACTGCGCTTCCCGCGTCTTACCACCTGGAACATAAGGGCTATTCGCTCAGCTATCACATACTCCAAATTCTTCTGAATCTCTCTTATCATCCTCCTGGTTTACACTGTCATTCTTAAAGATCGAGTAACTCCTCTTCCCTCACAAAAATTGAGAggctggctctaataccattccTACGCTTAATGACTTGAGCCCTTACAGTTTACATGAGCTCTGTCATCCTAGCttaatttacatattcaaaatacaattttttagtgtacatacaaataattagatgaaagtggaaatccatattcatcaataatgtgatgaaaatggaaaaagtgaaaataattaaagtgggaaaagtgaaaatgataaagcaaaagatagaagacaaacaaacatgatGAGATATGTGAGAAAATATGTTTCATCCTGACATATTTCAcctacgatttttttttttttttaatgttgtagcggatactcGATTCTAGGCATGAAAACTATCTCGATAGACCAATGTAGTCTTTCCAACATGNNNNNNNNNNNNNNNNNNNNNNNNNNNNNNNNNNNNNNNNNNNNNNNNNNNNNNNNNNNNNNNNNNNNNNNNNNNNNNNNNNNNNNNNNNNNNNNNNNNNNNNNNNNNNNNNNNNNNNNNNNNNNNNNNNNNNNNNNNNNNNNNNNNNNNNNNNNNNNNNNNNNNNNNNNNNNNNNNNNNNNNNNNNNNNNNNNNNNNNNNNNNNNNNNNNNNNNNNNNNNNNNNNNNNNNNNNNNNNNNNNNNNNNNNNNNNNNNNNNNNNNNNNNNNNNNNNNNNNNNNNNNNNNNNNNNNNNNNNNNNNNNNNNNNNNNNNNNNNNNNNNNNNNNNNNNNNNNNNNNNNNNNNNNNNNNNNNNNNNNNNNNNNNNNNNNNNNNNNNNNNNNNNNNNNNNNNNNNNNNNNNNNNNNNNNNNNNNNNNNNNNNNNNNNNNNNNNNNNNNNNNNNNNNNNNNNNNNNNNNNNNNNNNNNNNNNNNNNNNNNNNNNNNNNNNNNNNNNNNNNNNNNNNNNNNNNNNNNNNNNNNNNNNNNNNNNNNNNNNNNNNNNNNNNNNNNNNNNNNNNNNNNNNNNNNNNNNNNNNNNNNNNNNNNNNNNNNNNNNNNNNNNNNNNNNNNNNNNNNNNNNNNNNNNNNNNNNNNNNNNNNNNNNNNNNNNNNNNNNNNNNNNNNNNNNNNNNNNNNNNNNNNNNNNNNNNNNNNNNNNNNNNNNNNNNNNNNNNNNNNNNNNNNNNNNNNNNNNNNNNNNNNNNNNNNNNNNNNNNNNNNNNNNNNNNNNNNNNNNNNNNNNNNNNNNNNNNNNNNNNNNNNNNNNNNNNNNNNNNNNNNNNNNNNNNNNNNNNNNNNNNNNNNNNNNNNNNNNNNNNNNNNNNNNNNNNNNNNNNNNNNNNNNNNNNNNNNNNNNNNNNNNNNNNNNNNNNNNNNNNNNNNNNNNNNNNNNNNNNNNNNNNNNNNNNNNNNNNNNNNNNNNNNNNNNNNNNNNNNNNNNNNNNNNNNNNNNNNNNNNNNNNNNNNNNNNNNNNNNNNNNNNNNNNNNNNNNNNNNNNNNNNNNNNNNNNNNNNNNNNNNNNNNNNNNNNNNNNNNNNNNNNNNNNNNNNNNNNNNNNNNNNNNNNNNNNNNNNNNNNNNNNNNNNNNNNNNNNNNNNNNNNNNNNNNNNNNNNNNNNNNNNNNNNNNNNNNNNNNNNNNNNNNNNNNNNNNNNNNNNNNNNNNNNNNNNNNNNNNNNNNNNNNNNNNNNNNNNNNNNNNNNNNNNNNNNNNNNNNNNNNNNNNNNNNNNNNNNNNNNNNNNNNNNNNNNNNNNNNNNNNNNNNNNNNNNNNNNNNNNNNNNNNNNNNNNNNNNNNNNNNNNNNNNNNNNNNNNNNNNNNNNNNNNNNNNNNNNNNNNNNNNNNNNNNNNNNNNNNNNNNNNNNNNNNNNNNNNNNNNNNNNNNNNNNNNNNNNNNNNNNNNNNNNNNNNNNNNNNNNNNNNNNNNNNNNNNNNNNNNNNNNNNNNNNNNNNNNNNNNNNNNNNNNNNNNNNNNNNNNNNNNNNNNNNNNNNNNNNNNNNNNNNNNNNNNNNNNNNNNNNNNNNNNNNNNNNNNNNNNNNNNNNNNNNNNNNNNNNNNNNNNNNNNNNNNNNNNNNNNNNNNNNNNNNNNNNNNNNNNNNNNNNNNNNNNNNNNNNNNNNNNNNNNNNNNNNNNNNNNNNNNNNNNNNNNNNNNNNNNNNNNNNNNNNNNNNNNNNNNNNNNNNNNNNNNNNNNNNNNNNNNNNNNNNNNNNNNNNNNNNNNNNNNNNNNNNNNNNNNNNNNNNNNNNNNNNNNNNNNNNNNNNNNNNNNNNNNNNNNNNNNNNNNNNNNNNNNNNNNNNNNNNNNNNNNNNNNNNNN includes:
- the LOC111784623 gene encoding uncharacterized protein LOC111784623 — protein: MNIVNEMMMAAGAYKLQGHKSDHQIAQVLVTGFTGQLKDWWDKYLDEATRQQILSHYVIRPTTQIIKEEGPSTRTEVQHERVEDAVNTLIYTLIEFFVGDPLKYQERSAEILMNLKCPTLGDFRWYKDMYFSKVLIRTDSSLEFWKENFVNGLPKHFSRRIKDGLKTKYNGTIPWQTLSYGKELGRFCDQYGCKGIEAPSTSRRKKVKTHPKPYNSYRPREKYRNKPVQSQKPTYSRRKYTPTKTHRGKKKQTCFKCREEGHYANECPIRGKINELDIDQELKNQLLRLALTDSEQSSEGEILELQEESDSYSSTEYESGQEGKRTCEGCINVLTKDQEILLEVVEKFKIQKFNRKSLNDSEMP